One genomic segment of Thalassospiraceae bacterium LMO-SO8 includes these proteins:
- a CDS encoding c-type cytochrome: MGARRTPFGAAVGGPRKGAADHVRAALRRAWAGLLAAAAIAAASPAQAAVAPDPVRGKQIYDRCLACHAVAHDRVGPRHCGLKGRRAGSLPGFDYSGAMRAAGFIWNNQTLDRFLADPLGVVPGTTMTYDGVKDDWERRDLVAYLLSLKPCNGR, encoded by the coding sequence ATGGGCGCGCGCCGCACCCCCTTCGGCGCAGCCGTCGGCGGTCCCCGAAAGGGGGCCGCCGACCACGTCCGCGCCGCCCTTCGCCGGGCCTGGGCCGGGCTGCTGGCGGCGGCCGCCATCGCCGCCGCGTCCCCGGCACAGGCCGCCGTTGCCCCGGACCCCGTCCGCGGTAAACAGATTTACGACCGCTGCCTGGCCTGCCACGCCGTCGCCCATGACCGCGTCGGCCCGCGCCATTGCGGGCTCAAGGGCCGGCGGGCCGGGAGCCTGCCCGGGTTCGACTATTCCGGCGCCATGCGGGCCGCGGGGTTCATCTGGAACAATCAGACCCTCGATCGGTTCCTGGCCGACCCGTTGGGGGTCGTGCCCGGCACGACCATGACCTATGACGGCGTCAAGGACGACTGGGAGCGCCGCGACCTCGTCGCCTATCTGCTGTCCCTGAAGCCCTGCAACGGCCGGTAA